The nucleotide window CGAGGTTGTACGCGGTCGCGGCGCCGGCGAACAACAGGGTCAGCACGGCGATCGACAGGAACGACTGGGTGGAGATGAGCCAGTACGGCAGGGAGGCCACCACCACGAGGAAACCGGTGATCTGGAGGCAGCGTGCTTTCATGCCGGCCTCGCCGCGCCGAACAGGCCCTGCGGGCGGACGAGCAGAACGGCGATGAACACCGCGAAGACACCGACGTTCTGCACCTCGGGTGAGACGTACGTGGCGGTGAACTGCTGGGCGATCGCGATCACCGGGCCGCCGACCACGGCACCGAGGACGTTGCGCATCCCGCCGAGAACAATGGCGACGAACGCGATCGTCATGAAGTTCACGCCGGCCGTCGGCGAGACCGGGTAGTAGGCGGTGATGACGCTGCCGGCCAGGGCCGTCAGCGCCAGACCGGCCGCGAAGGTCGCCGGGAGCAACCGGCGGGTCCGTACGCCGACCAGCGCCGCGACCTCCTGGTCGTCGACGACGGCGGCGATGACCTTGCCGAGCAGCGTACGTCTGAGCATGATCAGCAAACCCGCCAGCACCACGACGGCCAGCGCGAACGCGACGAGCTGCGCGAGGTTGACAGAGATCGAGCCGATCCTCAGGACGCGGTCGAGCGATGAGCCGACGACGCGCTGGTCCGGCCCGAAGCCGAGCATCAGTCCGTTCTCGATCATGATGCCGAGCGCGAACGTCACCGCGAGCTGGGCGACGTGCCGATCGTCCCCCCGGCTTCGCGGACGGTCCACCACGCGCC belongs to Actinoallomurus bryophytorum and includes:
- a CDS encoding branched-chain amino acid ABC transporter permease → MSTFLQTLITGLLLGGVYSLVSAGLALSFGVTNIVNFAHGDFVTIGMYLAVVLGQVGIAPLAAAPLVAGVVALLGLAIYAVAIRRVVDRPRSRGDDRHVAQLAVTFALGIMIENGLMLGFGPDQRVVGSSLDRVLRIGSISVNLAQLVAFALAVVVLAGLLIMLRRTLLGKVIAAVVDDQEVAALVGVRTRRLLPATFAAGLALTALAGSVITAYYPVSPTAGVNFMTIAFVAIVLGGMRNVLGAVVGGPVIAIAQQFTATYVSPEVQNVGVFAVFIAVLLVRPQGLFGAARPA